In Tsuneonella dongtanensis, a single window of DNA contains:
- a CDS encoding holin family protein: protein MPVLETLVGPIASIIDKIIPDKEARAKAKLALLELEGTHELKQIEARLSAIVTEAQSADPWTSRARPSFLYVMYAMLLFALPVGLLSLFLPDAAGRIAGSMTAYLRGLPDELYALFGTGYLGYTAARQWGKIKGVEA from the coding sequence ATGCCCGTCCTCGAAACGCTCGTCGGCCCCATCGCTTCGATCATCGACAAGATCATTCCGGACAAGGAGGCGCGGGCCAAGGCCAAGCTCGCCTTGCTCGAACTCGAAGGCACACACGAACTGAAGCAGATCGAGGCGCGGCTATCGGCCATCGTGACCGAAGCCCAGTCCGCGGACCCCTGGACCAGCCGCGCACGGCCGAGCTTCCTCTACGTGATGTACGCGATGCTGCTCTTCGCGCTCCCCGTAGGCCTGCTGTCGCTGTTCCTCCCGGATGCCGCCGGCCGCATCGCGGGTTCGATGACCGCCTACTTGCGCGGTCTGCCCGACGAACTTTATGCGCTCTTCGGCACCGGCTATCTCGGCTACACCGCGGCGCGGCAGTGGGGAAAGATAAAGGGCGTGGAGGCCTGA
- a CDS encoding type II 3-dehydroquinate dehydratase, with translation MASNLVYVLNGPNLNLLGTREPEIYGSATLDDIAGMLEDRARELGLEVDVRQSNHEGHLVDWLHEARAEGAKAVLLNAGAYTHTSIALLDAIKAIGVPVIEVHLSDPSTREPFRHLSYVGMGAVDEVKGLGPQSYIVALEKAAAL, from the coding sequence ATGGCCAGCAACCTCGTCTACGTCCTTAACGGACCGAACCTCAACCTGCTCGGCACGCGCGAGCCGGAAATCTACGGCTCGGCCACGCTCGACGATATCGCCGGGATGCTCGAGGATAGGGCGCGCGAGCTCGGCCTGGAGGTAGACGTGCGCCAGTCGAACCATGAAGGCCACCTCGTCGACTGGCTGCACGAAGCGCGCGCCGAGGGGGCGAAGGCCGTGCTGCTCAACGCGGGCGCCTATACCCACACATCGATCGCGCTGCTCGATGCGATCAAGGCGATCGGGGTTCCGGTGATCGAGGTCCACCTGTCGGATCCCTCCACCCGCGAGCCGTTCCGTCACCTGTCCTACGTGGGCATGGGCGCCGTGGACGAGGTCAAGGGTCTCGGGCCGCAGAGCTACATCGTCGCGCTGGAAAAGGCGGCCGCGCTCTAG
- a CDS encoding DUF885 domain-containing protein, protein MNNLIFAVAAVAGLLVASPACAQDTASVADQRLKALYDEYWVWQVADRGSIEGADGDLEPGATIPSSTAAAHRARAAKAAEFRDRLDAIGVAGLSPDEKVNAAVLRAVLTAAIEDARFSEWEMPFDSDSNFWSYWDARRGYETVEEYERYIARMRALPRYFDEQIANARAGLNRGFSVPRVTLVGRETSLAPYVDFADNPFWKAFEQMPARFADADRERLQLAGRAAIAEAVVPSYRKLRDFLTGEYFPTARSTLAAEAMPDGKAYYRQQIRQYTTLDLSPEEIHRTGLQEVARIESEMRAIMAEVGFDGTIAQFTEKLRTDPRFIATSPDDLMGVSSYVAKRVDGRLTDYFGFLPRRRFTIRPVPDAIAPFYTAGRGGLDACQMNTHDLPSRPLYNIPALTLHECAPGHSFQMAFQLEQGGQPKFRRNIYFSGMGEGWGLYTEFLGEEMGIYRTPEERFGRLSYEMWRAVRLVVDTGIHHYGWDRDRAVAYLADRTALSRHEVGTEVDRYISWPGQALAYKLGEMTIRRLRSKAEQALGERFDIRKFHDVVLALGSVPLPELEARIEAFIADGGQGLAGVTYD, encoded by the coding sequence GTGAACAACCTCATCTTCGCAGTCGCCGCTGTTGCCGGATTGTTGGTCGCTTCTCCTGCTTGTGCGCAAGACACTGCGAGCGTTGCAGACCAACGCTTGAAGGCACTCTACGACGAGTACTGGGTGTGGCAGGTCGCCGACCGCGGTTCGATCGAAGGTGCTGATGGCGATCTGGAGCCGGGAGCGACGATCCCGTCTTCGACTGCGGCGGCGCACCGCGCGCGTGCCGCCAAGGCTGCCGAATTTCGTGACCGGCTGGACGCGATCGGCGTCGCGGGCCTTTCGCCGGACGAGAAGGTCAACGCCGCCGTCCTTCGCGCCGTCCTTACCGCAGCGATCGAGGATGCCCGCTTTTCCGAGTGGGAAATGCCATTCGACAGCGACAGCAACTTCTGGTCGTACTGGGACGCGCGCCGCGGCTACGAGACCGTCGAGGAGTACGAACGCTACATTGCCCGGATGCGCGCGCTGCCACGCTATTTCGACGAGCAGATCGCGAATGCCCGCGCCGGATTGAACCGCGGATTCAGCGTCCCGCGCGTCACGCTTGTCGGCCGTGAGACGAGCCTCGCACCATATGTCGATTTCGCCGACAACCCGTTCTGGAAGGCATTCGAGCAGATGCCTGCCCGGTTCGCCGATGCCGATCGCGAGCGTCTGCAGCTCGCCGGTCGCGCAGCGATCGCCGAAGCGGTCGTGCCGTCGTATCGCAAGCTGCGCGACTTCCTGACCGGCGAGTATTTTCCCACGGCGCGCAGCACACTCGCGGCCGAAGCCATGCCCGACGGAAAGGCGTATTATCGCCAGCAGATCCGGCAATATACCACGCTCGATCTCTCACCGGAGGAAATCCACCGCACCGGCCTGCAGGAAGTCGCACGGATCGAAAGCGAAATGCGCGCGATCATGGCCGAGGTCGGTTTCGACGGAACGATCGCGCAATTCACCGAGAAGCTCCGCACCGATCCGCGTTTCATCGCGACGTCGCCCGACGACCTGATGGGCGTTTCTTCCTATGTAGCCAAGCGGGTCGACGGACGGCTCACGGACTATTTCGGTTTCCTGCCGCGTCGCCGTTTCACCATCCGCCCGGTACCCGATGCGATCGCTCCGTTCTACACCGCCGGGCGCGGCGGGCTCGACGCGTGCCAGATGAACACGCACGACCTTCCCTCGCGGCCGCTCTACAACATTCCGGCGCTGACGTTGCACGAGTGCGCTCCGGGGCACAGCTTCCAGATGGCGTTCCAGCTCGAGCAGGGCGGCCAGCCGAAGTTTCGCCGCAACATCTACTTTTCCGGCATGGGCGAGGGGTGGGGCCTCTACACCGAGTTCCTCGGAGAGGAGATGGGCATCTACCGCACGCCCGAAGAGCGCTTCGGCCGACTTTCGTACGAGATGTGGCGCGCGGTGCGGCTGGTGGTCGATACCGGCATCCATCACTACGGCTGGGACCGCGACCGCGCGGTCGCCTATCTCGCCGACCGAACCGCTCTCTCGCGACACGAAGTCGGGACCGAGGTCGATCGGTACATCTCGTGGCCCGGCCAGGCCCTCGCCTACAAGCTCGGCGAAATGACGATTCGACGTCTGCGGTCGAAGGCGGAACAGGCGCTCGGCGAGCGCTTCGACATCCGCAAGTTCCACGATGTTGTCCTGGCGTTGGGCTCGGTGCCCTTGCCCGAACTCGAAGCGCGCATCGAAGCGTTCATTGCCGATGGCGGCCAGGGGCTCGCCGGGGTAACATACGACTGA
- a CDS encoding Lrp/AsnC family transcriptional regulator, translating to MELDSLDWKILDVLQSDASLPIQAIGERVGLSTNPCWRRIKRLEDAGIIARRVALLDPVKVGLPTTVFVAIRTNRHDPEWLAAFAEGIAAIPEVTECHRMAGEVDYLLKLSVRDIAHYDRIYQRLIGEVPGLNDVSSSFSMEAMKRTTALPRPD from the coding sequence GTGGAACTAGATTCTCTCGATTGGAAGATTCTCGACGTCCTCCAATCGGACGCGTCGCTGCCGATCCAGGCGATCGGCGAGCGCGTGGGCCTCTCGACCAACCCGTGCTGGCGACGGATCAAGCGGCTGGAGGATGCCGGCATCATCGCCCGCCGCGTTGCGTTGCTCGATCCCGTCAAGGTGGGCCTGCCGACGACCGTTTTCGTCGCTATCCGCACCAACCGGCATGATCCCGAGTGGCTCGCCGCCTTCGCCGAAGGCATTGCCGCGATTCCCGAGGTCACCGAGTGCCACCGGATGGCGGGAGAGGTCGACTACCTGCTCAAGCTGAGCGTGCGCGACATTGCGCATTACGACCGCATCTACCAGCGCCTGATCGGCGAGGTTCCGGGCCTCAACGACGTGAGTTCGAGCTTTTCGATGGAAGCGATGAAACGGACCACGGCGCTGCCGCGCCCTGACTGA
- the accB gene encoding acetyl-CoA carboxylase biotin carboxyl carrier protein has protein sequence MADSKGAAGRSSGMNVDTGLVRELAELLAETGLTEIEVEDGDRKVRVARGGVAVAAPVAMAAPAPAAAPAAAAAPVPAADAAPDVSGALKSPMVGTVYLSAEPGAAPFVSVGSTVKEGDTLVIIEAMKVMNPIAADKAGTIKAILVENAQPVEFDQPLVVIG, from the coding sequence ATGGCCGATAGCAAGGGCGCCGCCGGGCGAAGCTCGGGGATGAATGTCGATACCGGGCTCGTACGCGAGCTTGCAGAACTGCTCGCAGAAACCGGGCTTACCGAAATCGAAGTCGAGGATGGCGACCGCAAGGTCCGCGTTGCCCGCGGCGGTGTGGCGGTCGCTGCACCGGTGGCGATGGCCGCTCCCGCGCCGGCCGCCGCGCCTGCGGCCGCAGCCGCTCCAGTGCCGGCTGCCGATGCAGCTCCGGACGTATCCGGCGCGCTCAAGTCGCCGATGGTCGGCACCGTCTATCTGTCCGCCGAACCGGGCGCGGCGCCGTTCGTTTCGGTGGGTTCCACGGTCAAGGAAGGCGACACCCTCGTCATCATCGAGGCGATGAAGGTCATGAACCCGATCGCCGCGGACAAGGCCGGCACCATCAAGGCGATCCTCGTCGAGAATGCCCAGCCGGTCGAATTCGACCAGCCGCTGGTCGTGATCGGCTGA
- a CDS encoding DUF6356 family protein: MRLVEIFNEHPASVGETYGEHLVHASGFGFRMVLGGLACILHGLLPFLFVKTGSRQIATLHDRMVVNRTKPMPGILDFVI; the protein is encoded by the coding sequence ATGCGGTTGGTCGAAATCTTCAACGAACATCCCGCCTCGGTCGGCGAGACCTATGGCGAGCATCTCGTCCATGCCAGCGGCTTCGGGTTTCGCATGGTCCTCGGCGGGCTCGCGTGCATCCTTCACGGCCTGCTGCCCTTCCTGTTCGTGAAGACCGGAAGCAGGCAGATCGCCACGCTGCACGACCGGATGGTCGTCAATCGCACCAAGCCGATGCCAGGGATCCTCGACTTCGTGATTTGA
- a CDS encoding LacI family DNA-binding transcriptional regulator, whose protein sequence is MTSFDVAEAAGVSQSTVSRALAGSPSITEETRARVEAAAATLGYHVDARAARLRSGRTGTLAVVVVGRAGFDPTRVSGFHYALLGSTCAAAAECGYQSLVSFQSEQGSFSWNYVAQGQADGLVVMGTSVNRAAWNDLLETAPEGPVAVWGAPFDDDRWVRASNFEGAVMAVERLVSAGYRRIGFLGTVDSEHPQFAERYEGYRDTLVRHGLPVSDPLEVLGDDRVAGGRDAIARLLAAKQPPDAVFAANDAIALGALEALDREGVRVPEDFGVIGFDGLAAGVHSHPPLTTIEPDFAEAGRALVSRICDPDEEPTRRVPVRLIERGSVRAPR, encoded by the coding sequence GTGACATCGTTCGACGTGGCCGAAGCGGCGGGCGTGAGCCAGTCGACGGTCAGCCGCGCGCTCGCCGGCTCGCCGTCGATCACCGAGGAGACCCGCGCCCGGGTGGAGGCAGCCGCGGCGACCCTAGGCTATCACGTCGATGCCCGCGCCGCGCGCCTGCGCAGCGGGCGTACGGGCACGCTTGCGGTGGTCGTCGTCGGCCGCGCCGGTTTCGATCCGACGCGGGTCAGCGGTTTCCATTACGCTCTGCTCGGCAGCACCTGCGCTGCCGCGGCGGAATGCGGCTACCAGTCGCTGGTCTCGTTCCAGTCCGAACAAGGCAGCTTCAGCTGGAACTACGTGGCGCAAGGTCAGGCCGACGGTCTCGTTGTGATGGGGACCAGCGTCAACCGCGCTGCCTGGAACGACCTGCTGGAAACCGCGCCCGAAGGTCCGGTCGCCGTCTGGGGCGCGCCGTTCGACGACGACCGGTGGGTTCGCGCGAGCAACTTCGAAGGCGCCGTCATGGCGGTCGAGCGGCTGGTTTCTGCGGGGTATCGCCGGATCGGCTTTCTCGGCACGGTCGACAGCGAGCATCCGCAGTTCGCCGAACGGTATGAAGGGTATCGGGATACGCTGGTGCGGCATGGCCTGCCCGTCTCCGACCCGCTGGAGGTGCTGGGCGACGATCGTGTCGCCGGAGGCCGCGACGCGATTGCCCGCCTGCTCGCCGCAAAGCAGCCGCCCGACGCGGTGTTCGCGGCCAACGATGCCATCGCGCTCGGCGCGCTCGAAGCGCTCGACCGCGAAGGGGTGCGCGTGCCGGAGGACTTCGGGGTGATCGGGTTCGACGGTCTCGCCGCCGGTGTGCATTCGCATCCGCCGCTGACCACGATAGAGCCGGATTTCGCCGAGGCCGGGCGCGCGCTGGTGTCGCGCATCTGCGACCCGGACGAGGAGCCCACCCGCCGGGTCCCCGTGCGGCTGATCGAGCGGGGCAGCGTCCGCGCGCCGCGCTGA
- the yajC gene encoding preprotein translocase subunit YajC, with protein MLDILAATAGAEAPPVWISWLPIVGMIAIFWFLLIRPQMRQQKAHREKVAGLKKGDQVVTAGGLVGKVLKVDEHYVDLELGQGVKVKAVKHTIGDVIPPGGTAAAND; from the coding sequence ATGCTCGATATACTCGCCGCCACGGCCGGCGCCGAAGCGCCCCCCGTATGGATCAGCTGGCTGCCGATCGTCGGCATGATCGCGATCTTCTGGTTCCTGCTCATCCGCCCGCAAATGCGCCAGCAGAAGGCGCACCGCGAAAAGGTCGCCGGGCTCAAGAAGGGCGACCAGGTGGTCACCGCCGGCGGTCTCGTGGGCAAGGTGCTCAAGGTCGACGAGCATTATGTCGATCTCGAACTTGGCCAGGGCGTCAAGGTCAAGGCAGTCAAGCATACCATCGGCGACGTGATCCCGCCGGGCGGCACCGCCGCCGCCAACGACTGA